Genomic segment of Bdellovibrionota bacterium:
GTAGGGCCGATTCCGGCTCCCACACAGGCCGCGCCCGCGACGGTATTCGAGGAGGTCACGTACGGATACGTCCCGTGGTCGACATCCAATGAAGTCCCCTGCGCCCCTTCAAACAGGATGTTCTTTTTCCGCCGTTGAGCCTCATGAATCAGAAGCGACGTATTGCACACGTGCGGCTCCAGCCATTTCCGGTGGACGTCAAGTTCACGGCGCAGTTCGTCCAGCGATATCGGCGGGGCGCCGTAGATTTTCTCCAGGATCAAATTCTTCGTTTTGACCAACTCGCGGAGTTTGTCGTCCAGATCCTCGGAGTAGATATCGCCGACGCGGAGACCCTCTCGCGCAACTTTGTCGACGTACGTGGGGCCGATCCCGCGTAGCGTGGTGCCGATCTTTTTTTCTCCCAGGCGTTCTTCGGCGAGCTGCTCGATCCGCTGGTGATACGAAAGAATGAGGTGGGCGTTTTCGCTGATCCGGAGATTGTCCGGCGTAACGGCGTGTCCATGCTCCCGTAAAAGGGCGATCTCTTCCTTCAAAACTTGAAGGTTGATGACCACCCCGTTCGCGATGACGCAGACGACTTCGTTTCGAAGAATTCCGGACGGAATGAGATGAAGAACGATCTTTTCGCCGCCCACGACCAGCGTGTGGCCCGCGTTGTTCCCGCCCTGGAACCGCACCACCATGTCGGCCTTTTCGGCCAACAGATCGACGATCTTCCCTTTTCCTTCATCGCCCCATTGGGCGCCCACAACGACCACATTCGACATACTAACTCCTTAAAGTTTCACCTGCCGGACACTTCGAATGTCCGTCACGGCCCGCAGTTTCTGGATGACTTTGGGCGAAGCCGCGGAATCGATGTTCACAACGGCCAGAGCTTTCTTGCTCTGCTCGTCCAGCGCCACCTGCATTTGGGAGATATTGACCTTGTTCGCGCCCAAGATCGTTCCCCATTTTCCGACCACGCCCGGTTTATCCACGTTCTCGATCAGGAGCAGATGACCTTTCGGCAGGACTTCCATGTAAAACTGGTTGAACCGGACAAGCCGTTCGTATTTCCGTCCGAACACGGACCCTGAAACAAGGTGCTCTTCCTTTCCCCCTCGGATTCCGGCGGTCACCATGCTTGTGAACCCGGCCGCTTCCTGCGTCCGAAGTTCGCTGATCCGGATGCCGCGCTCTTTGGCCATCGGAAGGGCGTTGACGAAATTGACCGAGACGGACGAGAGATGCGACATCAATCCCTTGAGCGCGGCGGAGGTGATGGCAGCCGTGTCGTATTTCGTGATTTCCCCGGCGCATTCCACGCGGACTTCTTGGATGGATTCGGCGCCCAGTTGTCCCAAGAGACTGCCGAGGCGCTCGGCCAAGTTGATATAAGGTCCCAAAGTGGCCAGAACTTCGCGACTGACATTGGGAACGTTGACGGCATTTATGATGAGGCCGTCGACAAAGTAGGCGTACAGCTGGTCCGCCGCCGCCAGCGCCACCTGTTCCTGCGCTTCATCCGTGGAAGCGCCCAGATGGGGAGTGGTGATCACACGTTCATGCCGAAGAAGCGGATGATCGGCCGGGAGAGGTTCGTTCTCAAAAACATCCAGCGCCGCTCCCACCACTTTGCCGCTGTTGAGCGCATGAAGCAGGGCGGATTCATCCACGATTTCCCCCCGCGCGCAGTTGATCAGCCGCACGCGGTTTTTCATCTTGGCAAACGCGTCTTTGCCGATCATGTGGCGCGTGGACTCGTTGAGCATCGTGTGAATCGTGATGAAGTCCGACTTCTCGTACAAAGATTGCAGAGACACCCACTGGGCTCCCGCCTCCGCGGCCGCCGTTTCCGAAATGAACGGGTCGTAACCGAGAACTTCCATTTTAAGTCCCCGGGCCCGGCGGCTGACTTCGCGACCGACGTTCCCCAGGCCGATGACCCCCAAGGTCTTTCCCGCAAGTTCGGTTCCGATAAATTTCTTCCGGTCCCATTTTCCCGCGTGGAGCGACGCGTGCGCTTGAGGGATGTTCCGGGCCAGCGCCATCATCATGGCGATCGCATGTTCGGCGGTCGTCACGGCGTTGCTGCCGGGGGTGTTCATGACGATGACACCCCGCTTGGTCGCGGCTTCCAGATCGATGTTGTCGTATCCCATCCCCGCGCGGGCGATCGCGCGCAATTTGCCCGCGCGCTGAAGAACTTCCTCCGTAATTTTCGACCCGCTCCGGACGACGATCCCCTCGCACTCTTTCACCGCTTCAGCCAGCTGCGCGGGCGGGAGTCCCGTTTGGACTGCCACTTTGGCTTTCGGAATCGCGCGAAGCTTCGCCAGCCCTTTTTCGGGGATTTCGTCGCAGACCAAAATTTTCACGACAGCGCCTTCGCCTTTCGATAGCCGGCTCTTTTGGCGGCTTGCGGGAAATGCCCGGCGAGACTCCCCTCGATCGTTTCGATCGCTCCCAGAAGGTCCGCCGGCGTGCACGCCCCCATATGCGCCAGGCGGAATATTTTTCCGGAAAGCGAGCCTTGGCCGCCGGCGAGCCAGAGGCCCTCTTGCGTTTTGAGATCGGAGAGCCATTTCTTCGCGTCGAGGCCCTTGGGGATATTGGCTACGGTGATTCCGTACGTGGCTTCGTCGTCCCGGTTGAAAAGATCCAAACCGTCCTCGCGGAATGCGGCCCGCGCCATCGCCGACATTTTCTTGTGACGGGCGAAGACGGCCTCTTTCCCTTCTTCCTCGATCATCCCGAGCGCCGCGTTCAGCGACCGGCAGAGGGAGATCGCCGGCGTGAACGACGCTTCGCCGTCCCGCTGTTTGGCGATCTCGCGTTTGAGATCGAAGTAGTAGGCCTGGGGTTTGGACGTCTCCAGCCGCTGAAGGGCGCGGGGCCCGACGGCGACCGTGGCGAGGCCGGGCGGCGACATCAGCGCCTTCTGCGAGGCGCCGATCATGACGTCTATCCCGTCTCGCTGCATATCGAGGTCGTGAATGCCGATCGCCGTAATCGCATCCACCACAAGCAATGTGTCGTCCCGCTTCGAGAGGGTACGGCCGATTTCCACCACCGGATGAAACGCGCCGGTGGACGATTCGCACGCTTGAATCAGTACGCCGCGCGTCGACGACGAGAGTTCGTGCGTTACCTGCTTCGCCGTCGCCGCCCTCCCCCATTCGGCGCGAACGACTTTGGCTTTCAGGCCGAAATGCCGGGCCAGCTCCACCCAACGTTCGCCGAACTTGCCCGCTTCCACCACGACCACTTCATCGCCGCGGGCGAAAAGCGATCCGGCCGCCGCTTCCAGGCCGCCGGTTCCGCTGGAGGGAAAAATCGCCACTTGGCCGGACGTTCCGCAAAGCTCGGCGAGACGTTTCCGGATGGAGGCCAACACCGCGCTGAATTCGGGGGAGCGATGATGGATCATCGGCTGGGAGCCCGCTTTGCGCACCCGTTCGGGGACCGGTGTCGGCCCTGGTGTGAACAGCCGGACTTCGGTCATCGTAGCGCCTTGGCGGCTATCTCAAGCTGCTCGATCAAAATTTTGAGTTTCTTCGCGTCTTTTTGTTCGATGAATCCGGGCGCGTCGTTCAACAGCGTGGAAATCGTCTTCTTCTGGTCCGCTTTGAGCTTTCCGCCTTTTTCGTCGAAACTCTTCTTTAATTTGTGAAGGAGGAGGTCGGCCTTTTGCGAGAGGCCTTCCGACTCTTCCCGGCCTTTCAGTTCGACTTCGTAATCGGCCGCCGCCTGTTTCATTCCTTCCACTTCATCGTTCGTCAGGCCGCTCGACATCGTGACCGTGATCGACTGACTTTGTCCGGTGTAGAGATCTTTCGCCGAAACCTGGACGATTCCGTTCGCATCGATATGAAACGAAACGTCGATCTCCGGCTCCCCTGCTTTCGCTTTGCGGATACCGGTTAAAAGGAATTCGCCCAGAAGTTCGTTTTCGTCCGCCACGGGACTGTTCCCCTGGTAGGTCTGAATCCGAACCGTCGGCTGATCGTCCGTCACCGTCGTAAAAATTTTGTGCGCCGACACCGGAACGGTCGTGTTGGCTTCGATCAATTTGGTGAACGTTCCGCCGGCCGATTTAATGCCGAGCGGCAGCGGCGTGACGTCGAGGAGAACCATTTCGACCTCTTCCTCTTTCGATGTCAGCGCGGCGGCTTGAATCGCGGCTCCCACGGCCACGACCTCGTCGGGATGAACTTGCTTGTTCGGCGAACGCTTGAAAAAATTCGATACCATGTCCTGAAGAAGCGGCATGCGGGTCTGGCCGCCGACGAGAAGGACATCGTCCAGGTCGTCGCGGTCGACCTCGGCCATCTTAAGGCAGGATTCGCTGATCTTGAGCGTTTTTTCGAGAAGCGGCCGGGTCAGTTCCTCAAGTTTGGTACGCTGGAAGGTCATGCTCAAGTGAAGGGGCTCCGATCCAACCTGGGCGATAAACGGCAGACTGATTTCCACCTCCCGGAAATTGGAGAGGTCGACCTTCGCCTTTTCGCACGCATCTTTCAGGCGCTGAAGCGCCATGCGGTTTTGGCGCAGATCGAAGTCCCTGTCGCGCAGGAATGCCTCGGCGGCGTAATCGATGAGGAGATTGTCGATGTCGTCCCCTCCCAAGAACGTGTCCCCGCTGGTGGCCAGGACTTTGAAGACGCCTCCTTGGATTTCCAGAACCGAAATATCGAACGTCCCTCCACCCAGGTCGAACACGGCGATCGTTCGGTTGTCTTTCTTGTTGAATCCATAGGCGATCGCCGCGGCCGTCGGTTCGTTGATGATCCGCAGGACATCCAAACCGGCGATCTTGCCGGCGTCTTTCGTGGCTTGCCGCTGGTTGTCGTTGAAATAAGCCGGGACCGTAATGACCGCCTGCTCCACGGTCGCATGGAGGTGCGCCTCCGCCACATGCTTCATTTCCAACAGGACGATCGAGGAGATTTCGGGAAGTGAATATTCCCTTCCGTAACATTCGACCCGGATGTCGCCGTGCGGCCCATCCACCAAACGGTAAGGATAAATGGCTCGGGCGATTTTTGCCTCGGCGGAATCGATCCTCCGGCCGATAAGCCGTTTGGCGCTGAACACCGTATTTTCCGGATTGGTGATCGCCTGACGCTTGGCGATCTGCCCCACCAGCTTTTTGCGGTCCTCCATCACCGCCACGACCGACGGCGTAATTCGATATCCCCCTTTGTTGGGAATGACTTGGGTCTGACGCCCGTCGGAATACGCAACGCATGAGTTGGTTGTCCCTAGATCGATTCCGACGACTTTTGCCACGGGTTATTTTCCTCCCAGCTCCGCCAGGCCCATACGAGCTTCCTCATTTTCCTTGTCGAGCTTCAATGCCGCTTTGAACTCTTTTCGGGCGGGGCCCACTTGGCCCATCTCCTTATATACGTGGCCCATCGTAGCACGAAGATCGGCGTCGTCCGGAAAGAACTCAACGGCGTGACCGCCCAAATCCTTGGCCCGGTCAAGGCTGGCTTTGTTGCGCGCGTAAAGCCTCGTAAGCTCTCGATAACATTCCTTTTTTCTGGGATTCATTTGCAGCACTTCTTCAAATAAAACCGTGGCTTCGGCCGTTTTTCCGCGATTCAAGGCATCCATTCCGCGGCTGAATAGATCCTCGGCCTTATGCCGCTGAAGGATCGGACGCATCCGGTTCCAAGCCCGCTCATGCGCTTTGTCTTGGGAGTCGTAGTGAAAGGCCAAATAGTAAAGGTTCGCCGCCGCCACGTCGTTGCCGGCCTGTTCTTCTTTTTCCGCTTCCTTAAAATGCTGTTTCGCCAAAGCCAGCCGCTCGATCAGGTTGGTCCCCGTCAGAATCGTTTTGTCCGGTTTTTTCTCTTTTCCTTTTCCTTGCTTCCGATCCTTCGCGCTCTTGGAGGCCTCTTTGAGTTTCCGGTCGTACGACTTTCGCTTCGCTTCGTCGCTCAGCTCTTCAAATGCTTCCGTGATCTTTCCGAACACCGCGTCGATCTTTTCTCCGTAGTGGCCGATCTCCTGGCCGAAAAAACGGTCGGGATGATATTGCTTCACCAGGATGAAATATTTCTTCCGGATTTCTTCCGGCACCGTATTCGGCAAAACCCCCAGAACTTCGTAATACGTTTGCCGGGAGAGGCCCTCGTAACGGAGGAGGAGATCGTTTCGCACATCCCTCGGAATTTTATTAAGTTCGGAATCGGTTTCATCTTCATCGATCTGATTCAGAATCGTCTTCTTTTGCGTGACCGCGGCGCGGCGGGGTACCGCTTTCCCCGCTTGCATAACGATAAATCCTGCATCGACCAATCGGGACAACAGCTTCCAAACGCGCGCCGTATCGTAAGACAATATTTTCGCGATCTGCCCCAGCGTATGCTTGCCATCAACGCGGCTGAAGACGAAAGCTTCCTCGGGTTCCAAATGAATGGATTCCAAACCGTCTATACGGACGATCCGGGGAATATCATGATCGCCGGGCGTCTTCATTCTCCAGCCATCCGGCGCGCCCGGGGATGCGCCTGTTTATAAACCGTTCGCAAGCGGCCCAAGGAGACCGCCGTGTATTTTTCCGTCGTCGCCAGATTCGCGTGGCCGAGAAGTTCCTGGATCACCCGGAGATCGGCGCCGTGATCCAAAAGGTGCGTCGCAAAACTGTGGCGGAGGGCGT
This window contains:
- a CDS encoding alanine--glyoxylate aminotransferase family protein; this encodes MTEVRLFTPGPTPVPERVRKAGSQPMIHHRSPEFSAVLASIRKRLAELCGTSGQVAIFPSSGTGGLEAAAGSLFARGDEVVVVEAGKFGERWVELARHFGLKAKVVRAEWGRAATAKQVTHELSSSTRGVLIQACESSTGAFHPVVEIGRTLSKRDDTLLVVDAITAIGIHDLDMQRDGIDVMIGASQKALMSPPGLATVAVGPRALQRLETSKPQAYYFDLKREIAKQRDGEASFTPAISLCRSLNAALGMIEEEGKEAVFARHKKMSAMARAAFREDGLDLFNRDDEATYGITVANIPKGLDAKKWLSDLKTQEGLWLAGGQGSLSGKIFRLAHMGACTPADLLGAIETIEGSLAGHFPQAAKRAGYRKAKALS
- the dnaK gene encoding molecular chaperone DnaK, producing MAKVVGIDLGTTNSCVAYSDGRQTQVIPNKGGYRITPSVVAVMEDRKKLVGQIAKRQAITNPENTVFSAKRLIGRRIDSAEAKIARAIYPYRLVDGPHGDIRVECYGREYSLPEISSIVLLEMKHVAEAHLHATVEQAVITVPAYFNDNQRQATKDAGKIAGLDVLRIINEPTAAAIAYGFNKKDNRTIAVFDLGGGTFDISVLEIQGGVFKVLATSGDTFLGGDDIDNLLIDYAAEAFLRDRDFDLRQNRMALQRLKDACEKAKVDLSNFREVEISLPFIAQVGSEPLHLSMTFQRTKLEELTRPLLEKTLKISESCLKMAEVDRDDLDDVLLVGGQTRMPLLQDMVSNFFKRSPNKQVHPDEVVAVGAAIQAAALTSKEEEVEMVLLDVTPLPLGIKSAGGTFTKLIEANTTVPVSAHKIFTTVTDDQPTVRIQTYQGNSPVADENELLGEFLLTGIRKAKAGEPEIDVSFHIDANGIVQVSAKDLYTGQSQSITVTMSSGLTNDEVEGMKQAAADYEVELKGREESEGLSQKADLLLHKLKKSFDEKGGKLKADQKKTISTLLNDAPGFIEQKDAKKLKILIEQLEIAAKALR
- a CDS encoding adenylosuccinate synthetase; amino-acid sequence: MSNVVVVGAQWGDEGKGKIVDLLAEKADMVVRFQGGNNAGHTLVVGGEKIVLHLIPSGILRNEVVCVIANGVVINLQVLKEEIALLREHGHAVTPDNLRISENAHLILSYHQRIEQLAEERLGEKKIGTTLRGIGPTYVDKVAREGLRVGDIYSEDLDDKLRELVKTKNLILEKIYGAPPISLDELRRELDVHRKWLEPHVCNTSLLIHEAQRRKKNILFEGAQGTSLDVDHGTYPYVTSSNTVAGAACVGAGIGPT
- the serA gene encoding phosphoglycerate dehydrogenase yields the protein MKILVCDEIPEKGLAKLRAIPKAKVAVQTGLPPAQLAEAVKECEGIVVRSGSKITEEVLQRAGKLRAIARAGMGYDNIDLEAATKRGVIVMNTPGSNAVTTAEHAIAMMMALARNIPQAHASLHAGKWDRKKFIGTELAGKTLGVIGLGNVGREVSRRARGLKMEVLGYDPFISETAAAEAGAQWVSLQSLYEKSDFITIHTMLNESTRHMIGKDAFAKMKNRVRLINCARGEIVDESALLHALNSGKVVGAALDVFENEPLPADHPLLRHERVITTPHLGASTDEAQEQVALAAADQLYAYFVDGLIINAVNVPNVSREVLATLGPYINLAERLGSLLGQLGAESIQEVRVECAGEITKYDTAAITSAALKGLMSHLSSVSVNFVNALPMAKERGIRISELRTQEAAGFTSMVTAGIRGGKEEHLVSGSVFGRKYERLVRFNQFYMEVLPKGHLLLIENVDKPGVVGKWGTILGANKVNISQMQVALDEQSKKALAVVNIDSAASPKVIQKLRAVTDIRSVRQVKL
- a CDS encoding DnaJ domain-containing protein; amino-acid sequence: MKTPGDHDIPRIVRIDGLESIHLEPEEAFVFSRVDGKHTLGQIAKILSYDTARVWKLLSRLVDAGFIVMQAGKAVPRRAAVTQKKTILNQIDEDETDSELNKIPRDVRNDLLLRYEGLSRQTYYEVLGVLPNTVPEEIRKKYFILVKQYHPDRFFGQEIGHYGEKIDAVFGKITEAFEELSDEAKRKSYDRKLKEASKSAKDRKQGKGKEKKPDKTILTGTNLIERLALAKQHFKEAEKEEQAGNDVAAANLYYLAFHYDSQDKAHERAWNRMRPILQRHKAEDLFSRGMDALNRGKTAEATVLFEEVLQMNPRKKECYRELTRLYARNKASLDRAKDLGGHAVEFFPDDADLRATMGHVYKEMGQVGPARKEFKAALKLDKENEEARMGLAELGGK